A window of Arcobacter acticola genomic DNA:
AATTCATAAAAAATTTCATATCCATCACGTGCAGCTAAATAATCAATTGCTGATAATTCCATTAACATGTCATACTCTAATTTTTCTTTTAGAAGTTTTACACATGAAATTAAGAAACTTTTATCAATAATAATTACTAAGTGAGTATGTTCAATATAAGCTTTTTGAACATTAATACTATAGTTGATTTCTTCAAAATCTTTTGCAAAGATTTCATCTGAATCTATTGGAAATCGTGGAACGGGAGGAGATACGAAAAATCTATCTGAAAAATAAGCTTGTCTTTGAACATTATCTTTTGGAGTATATTTTCTCATTACACTAACCTCTTTTTCTTAATAGCTCTAAAAATTGATTCTTTTCTGATTTTTTGCTGAAGTGTCATAAGTGCATATTGTAGTGTTTCCGGTCTTGGTGCACAGCCTGGAAGATAAATATCAACAGGGATAATTCTATCTGCACCTTGAACAGTTGCATATGTGTTAAACATTCCACCTGTATTTGCACATGATCCCATTGAAATAACCCATTTAGGATCTGGCATTTGATCATATAATCTTCTCATGAATTCAGCATGTTTTTTTGTTAAAGTTCCTGCGATTATTAAAACATCTGATTGTCTAGGACTTGCTCTAAAAATTGTTCCAAATCTATCGAAATCATATCTAGAAGCTCCTGTTGCCATCATTTCAATAGCACAACATGCTAATCCGTAAGTCATTGGCCATAATGAATTAGAACGACCAAAATTAACTAATTTATCAATAGTTGTTAGTTTAATTGCCGTTGCATTATCTTGTAAATAATTTATTTTATGCTGTGCCACTCAAGTGCTCCTTTTTTCCATGCGTATAAAAAGCCTATTGCTAAAATAGTAAAGAATAGTATCATCTCAACAAAACCAAACCATCCAAGA
This region includes:
- a CDS encoding NuoB/complex I 20 kDa subunit family protein, whose protein sequence is MAQHKINYLQDNATAIKLTTIDKLVNFGRSNSLWPMTYGLACCAIEMMATGASRYDFDRFGTIFRASPRQSDVLIIAGTLTKKHAEFMRRLYDQMPDPKWVISMGSCANTGGMFNTYATVQGADRIIPVDIYLPGCAPRPETLQYALMTLQQKIRKESIFRAIKKKRLV